A stretch of Imperialibacter roseus DNA encodes these proteins:
- a CDS encoding DUF5018 domain-containing protein produces the protein MKTFLQSLFFLVGVLLVSVDHHLNAQASITYGRSFDLTDGVTYMKSFNSLTEENDPKGIVFNGDGTKIFVVGNTNDAIYSYTLTTPYDLSGGVTYDGDGSKLSVSTQETSPTGIAFSSNGLKLFIVGDDGDEVNQYSLSTAYDITSTVTHQGVYDISGQTIVPYDIAFSNDGSRMFIVGTNVYQYTLTSAFDITGGAFTVTYNGSYTTLESSVAGVDFSSDGKKMFVVGSANDKIYQYSLSTAFTITSGVTYDSQEYSVTNQESFPSAVVFNSSGTKFFVAGFANGLSQYNVFDGGFTENDANNGFVDGAIHISLTGDTFTHTGSTMSHGVDYTITNLPTGLTPTLSISASGNTADLLLSGYATAHQVANNVASLQFTFANSAFTGGSAAGVTNAVAASSGLGITYSNNYPQLYYGGVFDLSNSATFDGASTAMTAQEANPAGLAFSSNGQKMFIVGSSSDKVHQYSLSTPFKVTSGFSYDGTPFSVVGQEGNSSGLAFSKDGLSMFIIGGSKYIYQYSLNAPFNITSGANYVGSYYVGSYEGYPSGITFNNNGKKLFIVGSTGDEVNQFSLSTPYSVTSGVVHDGLFSINAQETDASGIAFSYDGKKMFISGASGKDVTQYSLSFPFDVTSGGVAVDGTPLSVNTEETLPSDLAFSADGSKLFVIGFNGDDANTYQLPVGTFTETSSNDGGVQGSVTIKISDDKFTNSGSNLIAGTHYSISNLPSGLSSSIAVAADGLSASLTLSGTAAVHQSLDNISSLTFTFTNSAFVGGSANNVEGAVAKSSGVGISYDNNVEITFGNAFGLNDGARYQGDFKLFAASTDEAPQGITFSADGTKMFMVGLSDKEINQIHLTTPFRPELGYGLGVGPFSVSTQDTSPRDVAFSTDGLKMFVLGATNKRIYEYSLTTPFSLASGVTYSNSFFGVSGLDSSPTSMTFSPDGSKIFLSGSTNDRIYQINLSIPFSISSASSSGNFYGVATQETNPVGVRMNQDGTRMFVFGTSSDKVHQYTLLNPFDLSSGVSYANVSLDISAQSSNAYSFTFSGDGQRIIISDYQKLHIYALTKDGFKESPANDGGMNGQLVLNLHHDTFVNTGSTLTAGTHYTLSSTPVGLTPVMTVSGDGHSATLTYTGAATNHQNTNDVAELSITFTDAAFANSDAADVLNSVAAATGYGIDFRDNTPAIYYGSRLDLDEGYPSFSTTYSTTSQDNSSLGMSFSNDGLRLFVVGAENDAVYQYNLTSAFDISSGVSYSGLSFDVSNEESVPTDVDFNKDGTKMYVSGTSDNVNQYSLSTPFSLSGTVTLDGIFPPGNDASPSGITFSQDGLKLYMIGSQSDKIFQYSLSSPFDLVDDVTYDGTSYAVTNYNYTDIDISEDGLHLFVTNSSYPGSTQVRQFNLAEPFDIAAGVTGGNSFVFFDFTPHAQDIHYSPDGKKLFMLGADGTVFEFMLPYDGFTETQKNDGVVDGELYIAIQDEKFTHPGSQLTHGSDYTISNLPSGLTPSLTVAADSYSATLTFSGKAASHQNDDDVELQFTFTNSAFAGGNASAVQNAMAASSKRLVDFRDNKPAISYGNVLDMNHATPVGSPFDVSGQDSYPYGLAFSSNGLKMFVLGNGNATVYQYILTTPYDIQSGVTYSQAFDLSAVVSDANDLAFSVDGLKMFVLDNDNYEVFQYNLTTSFDITSGVTYSGHSFDFESYDTSVYGFTFSVDGTKMLIAGTNDYEIFQFTLGSAFDLSTAPTYDGHPLVTENVASPTGLAFSQDGRYLIMTEDDNDYEVVRYVLNTAFDITAGATFDGTYFSLGDYSAWGAAIAVKPDGSRVFVADGDNALIYQFNIDLGGFTETEANDGAVDGEMNIFVVDDKFSSAGSSLTYGTDYTITNLPSGLVADFAVAADGYSAALTFTGKASVHQDATDILSLIFTFNNSAFVSSSAADVANAVSASSGIGIDFLINTENDILTFVLAQQTGAATIDDVNHTVTMEVAAGTSLTSLAPTITLSDGASSDPASGMSQNFTTAVTYTVTSEDGTDQDWEVTVTEQQVAPTDLALSSSTIDENNSAGAAVGTFSTTDANTSQTHLYTLVSGTGSTDNGSFSIVGAELRAGVAFDYEAKHEYKIRVKTNDQNGGLFEKAFVITINDVNEMPTDIALDNTTVDESNPAGTLVGTLSTTDEDNGQSHLYSLVSGSGDEGNSAFAIDGNQLKTAVTLDFETQDTYSVRIETDDQNGGTREEVFTISVNDLPAQVTSLKLDNQSVMENLETGALVGNLTTLGEDLSGSYTYTLVPGTGDTNNPLFNISGSQLVTNSIFDFELANSYSVRIKTDDGNGNTLEKAFTISVGDEPESSDANILTFALAEQAGVAVINNTDHTVAIDVVFGTDVTTLTPEITISAEATVNPASGAAQDFTNPVVYTVTAEEGNTQEWTVTVAIAPNSATDILTFVLVEQTGDAVIDAENHSVSVTVVTGTDATALTPTITVSEQATISPASGATQDFSAPVSYTVTAGNGATQEWTVTVTVEPAPLSSASDILTFSLPEEAGPAVIDASGHTVAIEVVAGTNITSLNPAITISAAASISPASGAPQDFTSAVVYTVTAEDGSTQGWTATVTVAPATEPLSSAKDIIGFLLHEQTGDALINTTDHTVTVEVEAGTDVSNLSPAITVSDKASVSPGSEVAQDFSSAVLYIVTAEDGSTQEWTATVTVKEGTKTGIAEAFANVTVYPNPATDQIKVAGLSKGSSLQLVTLNGAIINQVSSSIYEVESISLTGLTGGVYVLQVSTEGKIKSYRIIKE, from the coding sequence ATGAAAACCTTTTTACAAAGTTTATTTTTTCTAGTGGGTGTATTGCTCGTTTCAGTCGATCACCACCTCAATGCGCAGGCCTCCATCACTTATGGTCGTTCCTTCGACCTGACGGATGGGGTAACCTATATGAAGTCCTTCAATTCACTGACTGAGGAGAATGACCCCAAGGGGATTGTTTTCAATGGTGATGGGACCAAAATTTTCGTTGTCGGAAATACGAATGATGCAATCTACTCTTATACCCTAACGACTCCATATGACCTGTCGGGTGGTGTTACATATGACGGAGATGGCAGCAAACTGAGCGTGAGCACCCAGGAAACCTCTCCTACAGGTATTGCCTTCAGCAGTAACGGCTTGAAGCTGTTCATTGTTGGGGATGATGGAGACGAAGTCAATCAATACAGCCTGAGCACCGCCTACGACATCACCTCAACTGTAACACACCAGGGAGTATATGATATTTCCGGGCAAACGATCGTCCCGTATGACATCGCCTTTAGCAATGACGGAAGCAGAATGTTTATCGTAGGAACTAACGTCTATCAGTACACGCTGACGTCAGCCTTTGACATCACCGGAGGGGCTTTCACAGTGACCTATAATGGCTCTTACACAACTCTGGAGAGCTCAGTAGCGGGGGTCGATTTCAGCAGTGACGGAAAAAAAATGTTCGTCGTTGGATCAGCTAACGACAAAATTTACCAGTACAGCCTTTCAACAGCCTTTACAATCACGAGTGGCGTCACTTATGACAGTCAGGAGTACAGCGTAACCAATCAGGAGTCATTTCCATCAGCTGTTGTCTTTAATTCCTCGGGCACAAAATTCTTTGTTGCTGGTTTCGCTAATGGGCTATCTCAATACAATGTCTTTGATGGAGGGTTTACTGAAAACGACGCCAACAATGGTTTTGTCGATGGCGCCATCCACATTTCGCTGACTGGAGACACCTTTACGCACACCGGGTCCACCATGTCGCATGGTGTCGATTACACCATCACTAACCTGCCAACTGGCTTAACGCCTACGCTGTCTATTTCAGCGAGCGGGAATACAGCGGACTTATTGCTGAGTGGCTACGCTACTGCGCATCAGGTGGCCAATAATGTAGCAAGCCTGCAGTTCACTTTTGCGAATTCGGCCTTTACTGGCGGATCTGCAGCCGGAGTCACTAACGCTGTTGCCGCTAGTAGCGGCTTGGGCATTACCTATAGCAATAACTATCCGCAACTTTATTATGGAGGCGTTTTCGATCTTTCAAACAGTGCAACGTTCGACGGGGCTTCAACCGCTATGACGGCTCAGGAAGCGAACCCCGCCGGGCTGGCCTTTAGCTCCAATGGGCAAAAAATGTTTATTGTTGGTTCTTCCTCAGACAAGGTTCATCAATACTCGTTGTCGACCCCATTTAAAGTAACTTCAGGTTTCTCATATGATGGAACTCCCTTTAGCGTGGTAGGCCAGGAGGGCAATTCATCCGGTCTCGCATTTAGCAAAGACGGCTTGAGTATGTTTATTATTGGTGGCAGTAAATATATCTATCAATACAGCCTGAATGCTCCCTTCAATATCACAAGCGGGGCCAACTATGTCGGGTCTTATTATGTCGGGAGCTATGAAGGCTACCCCTCGGGGATCACCTTTAACAACAATGGAAAAAAATTATTTATTGTCGGGTCAACTGGCGATGAGGTCAATCAATTCAGCCTTTCTACTCCCTATTCCGTGACCTCCGGTGTAGTTCACGATGGGCTCTTTAGCATCAATGCTCAGGAGACCGATGCTTCGGGCATTGCTTTTAGTTATGATGGAAAAAAAATGTTTATTTCAGGAGCGAGCGGGAAAGATGTGACTCAATATAGTCTCTCATTTCCGTTCGATGTCACCTCAGGCGGGGTTGCAGTCGATGGCACCCCATTGAGTGTAAACACCGAGGAAACACTTCCAAGCGACCTCGCATTCAGTGCAGATGGCTCAAAATTGTTTGTAATAGGCTTCAACGGCGATGACGCTAATACTTATCAGCTACCCGTTGGCACTTTCACTGAAACGTCCTCAAACGACGGAGGCGTTCAGGGATCCGTCACTATTAAAATATCGGATGATAAATTCACAAATAGTGGCAGTAACCTCATAGCGGGTACGCACTACTCCATCTCCAACTTACCTTCCGGGCTAAGCTCCTCAATTGCAGTGGCCGCCGACGGCCTTTCGGCATCACTAACATTATCAGGCACCGCAGCTGTACACCAGAGTCTCGATAACATTAGTAGCCTCACCTTTACCTTCACCAACAGCGCTTTTGTAGGAGGGAGTGCCAACAATGTAGAAGGAGCTGTAGCAAAAAGCAGCGGCGTCGGGATCAGCTACGACAACAATGTAGAAATCACCTTCGGGAATGCTTTTGGTCTGAACGACGGTGCCCGGTACCAAGGTGACTTTAAACTCTTTGCGGCCAGCACAGACGAAGCTCCACAAGGAATTACTTTTAGTGCTGATGGAACGAAAATGTTCATGGTGGGGCTTAGTGATAAAGAAATCAACCAAATCCACCTTACCACGCCCTTCAGACCTGAGCTAGGCTACGGCCTTGGAGTTGGCCCTTTTTCAGTATCAACCCAGGATACCTCCCCCCGTGACGTCGCATTTAGCACAGATGGACTGAAGATGTTTGTACTTGGTGCTACGAACAAGCGCATTTATGAATACAGTCTGACCACGCCTTTCAGCTTAGCCTCAGGTGTCACCTACAGTAATTCGTTTTTCGGGGTAAGTGGTCTTGATAGCAGTCCGACCTCAATGACATTCAGCCCTGACGGTTCAAAAATCTTTTTATCAGGATCTACCAACGACAGGATATACCAGATCAACCTGTCCATTCCATTCTCTATCTCTAGCGCTTCCTCATCCGGAAATTTCTACGGAGTTGCAACACAGGAAACCAATCCGGTTGGGGTAAGAATGAATCAGGATGGAACGAGAATGTTTGTATTTGGTACGAGCAGCGATAAAGTTCATCAATATACTCTTCTGAATCCTTTCGACCTGTCATCGGGTGTTTCCTATGCCAACGTCTCGCTCGATATATCAGCGCAAAGTTCGAACGCCTATAGCTTCACCTTCTCCGGAGATGGTCAGCGAATAATTATCTCTGACTATCAGAAACTGCATATTTATGCACTAACGAAAGACGGCTTCAAAGAGTCGCCCGCCAACGATGGCGGAATGAATGGCCAACTGGTATTGAATCTGCACCACGACACCTTCGTAAATACCGGCAGCACACTCACAGCAGGTACTCACTACACATTGTCGTCTACGCCTGTAGGCCTTACACCTGTGATGACCGTATCCGGAGATGGCCATTCGGCGACACTAACATACACAGGGGCTGCTACCAACCATCAGAATACAAACGATGTAGCCGAGCTCTCAATTACGTTTACTGATGCCGCCTTTGCTAACAGTGACGCCGCCGACGTTCTGAACTCAGTGGCGGCTGCTACAGGGTATGGGATTGATTTTCGTGACAACACCCCGGCTATTTACTACGGCAGCAGACTTGACCTAGACGAAGGCTATCCCTCTTTTTCCACAACGTATTCAACTACAAGTCAGGACAATTCATCCTTGGGTATGAGCTTCAGTAACGATGGCTTGCGGCTATTTGTTGTTGGGGCAGAAAATGATGCAGTTTATCAATACAACTTAACCTCTGCTTTTGACATTTCTTCAGGTGTTTCTTATTCTGGCCTCAGTTTCGATGTTTCAAATGAAGAGTCAGTGCCCACTGACGTTGATTTTAACAAAGACGGGACGAAAATGTACGTTTCAGGAACCTCTGATAACGTTAATCAATATAGCCTGTCGACTCCTTTCAGCTTGTCTGGCACTGTAACGCTTGACGGTATTTTTCCTCCGGGGAATGACGCATCGCCAAGTGGCATTACGTTCAGCCAAGATGGGCTGAAGCTATACATGATTGGCTCCCAAAGCGACAAGATCTTTCAATACTCATTATCGAGTCCCTTCGATCTGGTAGATGATGTAACCTACGATGGCACTTCATACGCTGTTACTAATTACAACTACACAGACATCGATATTTCTGAAGATGGCCTGCATCTCTTTGTGACAAATTCGTCTTACCCGGGAAGCACTCAGGTGCGTCAGTTTAATCTGGCCGAACCTTTTGACATCGCAGCGGGAGTAACCGGGGGAAATAGTTTTGTCTTCTTTGACTTTACCCCACATGCCCAAGACATTCACTACAGCCCTGATGGCAAGAAGCTATTTATGCTTGGGGCAGACGGAACAGTCTTTGAGTTCATGCTTCCCTACGACGGATTCACAGAAACGCAAAAGAACGATGGTGTGGTGGATGGTGAGCTGTATATCGCTATTCAGGACGAGAAATTCACTCATCCCGGAAGTCAGCTCACTCACGGATCTGACTATACCATTTCCAATCTTCCTTCCGGGCTTACGCCCTCTCTGACCGTTGCTGCAGATAGCTATTCCGCCACGCTAACATTCTCAGGCAAGGCTGCCTCGCACCAAAATGATGATGATGTAGAATTGCAATTCACTTTCACCAACAGCGCTTTTGCTGGTGGTAATGCCTCCGCCGTGCAAAATGCCATGGCCGCAAGCAGCAAACGCCTGGTGGATTTCAGAGATAATAAACCCGCAATTTCCTATGGAAATGTGCTCGACATGAATCATGCCACCCCGGTTGGAAGCCCGTTCGATGTCTCCGGTCAGGATAGCTATCCTTACGGGCTTGCTTTCAGTTCAAATGGACTAAAAATGTTTGTCTTGGGTAACGGGAATGCCACCGTATACCAGTACATCCTGACAACGCCATATGATATCCAGTCCGGCGTTACCTATTCTCAGGCCTTTGATCTATCCGCAGTGGTTTCAGACGCAAATGACCTGGCTTTTTCCGTTGATGGCTTGAAAATGTTTGTGCTGGACAACGACAATTACGAAGTTTTTCAATACAATCTTACTACTTCCTTTGATATAACTTCAGGAGTGACTTATAGCGGTCATTCATTCGATTTTGAAAGTTATGACACGTCGGTTTACGGCTTCACCTTCAGCGTCGATGGTACTAAAATGTTGATTGCCGGCACTAACGACTATGAAATTTTTCAATTCACATTAGGTAGTGCTTTCGATCTTTCAACTGCTCCTACCTATGACGGGCACCCGCTTGTTACTGAAAATGTCGCAAGCCCCACAGGCCTGGCGTTTTCACAGGACGGTCGTTACCTGATAATGACCGAAGACGACAACGACTACGAGGTTGTCCGGTATGTTCTCAATACAGCTTTTGATATCACAGCCGGAGCTACCTTCGACGGTACCTATTTCAGTCTCGGCGACTACAGTGCGTGGGGCGCAGCCATCGCTGTAAAACCCGATGGATCCAGGGTCTTCGTAGCTGATGGTGACAATGCTTTGATCTATCAATTTAACATCGACCTGGGTGGCTTCACAGAAACGGAAGCCAATGATGGCGCTGTTGACGGAGAAATGAACATCTTCGTGGTAGACGATAAGTTTTCATCAGCAGGAAGCTCGCTTACTTACGGCACCGATTATACCATCACCAATCTTCCCAGCGGACTTGTAGCAGACTTTGCTGTAGCGGCGGATGGGTATTCGGCGGCGCTTACCTTCACAGGCAAAGCCTCCGTGCATCAGGATGCAACGGACATTTTAAGTCTGATATTCACCTTTAACAATAGCGCTTTTGTAAGCTCCAGTGCTGCCGATGTAGCCAACGCCGTAAGTGCCAGTAGCGGCATTGGTATCGACTTCCTGATCAATACCGAAAATGATATCCTCACATTTGTTTTGGCTCAACAGACTGGCGCAGCTACTATCGACGACGTAAACCACACAGTCACCATGGAAGTAGCCGCCGGAACCAGCCTGACCTCACTGGCGCCCACCATCACACTATCAGACGGAGCCAGCAGCGACCCAGCCAGTGGCATGTCACAGAACTTCACCACTGCAGTAACCTATACAGTTACATCCGAGGATGGCACGGATCAGGATTGGGAGGTGACTGTTACCGAGCAGCAGGTGGCACCGACGGACCTTGCACTCAGCAGTTCAACAATTGACGAGAACAACTCTGCTGGTGCAGCAGTAGGCACATTCTCAACGACTGATGCCAATACTTCCCAAACACACCTCTATACCCTTGTCAGTGGGACAGGTAGCACTGACAACGGCTCCTTCAGCATAGTAGGTGCTGAGCTTCGGGCCGGAGTTGCCTTTGACTATGAAGCCAAGCATGAGTATAAAATAAGAGTGAAAACGAACGACCAAAACGGCGGGCTCTTCGAAAAAGCATTCGTGATCACTATCAATGATGTGAACGAAATGCCCACAGATATTGCGCTGGACAACACTACGGTGGACGAAAGCAACCCTGCGGGGACCTTGGTAGGCACTTTGTCCACTACCGATGAAGACAATGGACAGTCTCATCTCTACAGCCTGGTAAGCGGCTCAGGAGATGAGGGCAACAGCGCCTTCGCTATTGACGGAAATCAGCTAAAAACTGCTGTCACCCTGGACTTCGAAACCCAGGACACCTACTCCGTTCGAATAGAGACCGACGACCAAAATGGTGGTACCAGGGAAGAAGTGTTTACGATTTCTGTCAACGACCTTCCGGCGCAGGTAACTTCATTAAAGCTGGACAACCAGTCGGTGATGGAAAATCTGGAAACAGGCGCTCTTGTGGGCAACCTGACCACCCTTGGTGAGGACCTATCGGGATCATACACCTATACTCTTGTGCCAGGAACAGGTGATACAAACAATCCACTGTTCAATATTTCGGGCAGCCAATTGGTAACCAATTCAATATTCGACTTTGAATTAGCAAATAGTTACAGCGTGCGCATCAAAACCGACGACGGGAACGGCAATACGTTAGAAAAAGCCTTTACAATTTCGGTTGGTGATGAACCAGAATCAAGCGATGCCAATATTCTCACTTTTGCTCTGGCAGAGCAGGCTGGGGTTGCGGTGATCAACAACACAGATCATACCGTGGCTATCGACGTCGTATTTGGCACTGATGTTACTACGCTAACTCCTGAGATCACTATTTCAGCAGAAGCAACAGTGAACCCCGCTTCTGGCGCAGCTCAGGACTTCACAAATCCGGTAGTATATACCGTAACCGCTGAGGAAGGGAATACCCAGGAATGGACCGTAACAGTTGCCATTGCCCCAAATTCCGCCACCGATATCCTCACCTTCGTATTGGTCGAGCAAACTGGTGACGCTGTGATTGACGCAGAAAATCATAGCGTATCGGTGACTGTTGTCACTGGCACCGATGCTACAGCGCTCACACCCACCATCACCGTTTCCGAGCAGGCGACAATAAGTCCGGCGAGTGGAGCAACACAAGATTTTTCTGCCCCAGTAAGCTACACCGTAACTGCCGGGAATGGTGCCACGCAGGAATGGACAGTCACAGTAACAGTTGAGCCTGCGCCGTTGAGCAGTGCCAGTGACATCCTCACCTTCTCGCTGCCCGAAGAAGCCGGGCCGGCAGTAATTGACGCTAGTGGACATACAGTGGCCATCGAAGTAGTTGCAGGAACCAATATAACGAGCCTTAATCCTGCCATTACCATTTCAGCCGCTGCTTCTATCAGTCCTGCAAGTGGTGCCCCTCAGGATTTCACAAGTGCCGTGGTGTACACAGTGACGGCCGAGGACGGTAGCACGCAAGGTTGGACAGCAACCGTGACCGTCGCTCCAGCCACGGAACCCTTAAGCAGCGCAAAGGACATCATCGGCTTTTTGCTTCACGAACAAACAGGTGATGCCCTAATCAACACCACGGATCATACCGTGACTGTTGAGGTGGAAGCTGGTACTGACGTCAGTAACCTTAGTCCTGCGATCACCGTTTCCGACAAAGCTTCGGTAAGCCCTGGTAGTGAAGTGGCTCAGGATTTCTCATCAGCAGTTCTGTACATCGTTACGGCTGAGGATGGCAGCACGCAAGAGTGGACAGCCACGGTGACGGTCAAAGAAGGCACAAAAACAGGTATTGCTGAAGCCTTCGCCAACGTCACCGTATACCCCAACCCTGCAACTGATCAAATAAAAGTGGCGGGGCTATCCAAAGGCAGCAGCCTTCAACTGGTAACTCTCAACGGCGCCATCATCAATCAGGTCAGCAGTAGTATCTATGAGGTCGAATCTATCAGTTTGACTGGCTTAACCGGAGGGGTGTATGTACTGCAAGTCTCAACCGAAGGGAAAATAAAATCATACAGAATCATCAAAGAGTAA
- a CDS encoding RNA polymerase sigma factor — protein sequence MKISFRRSEKDIIASIREGNQRMMEEVYLSYRNEFVNWSRRKFDITEEDALDHYQDTLTVFFEKVMNGNISVIESSLKTYLFGIGKNKVRQQFDERNRMKRHEEGLVEHYRFLSENKEAEAAYDSARSQTWELFDAMGEACKRILRLFYFEKRSMSEIADIMGHSSEAVSRTTKKRCLEKIREQVKKPLTDG from the coding sequence GTGAAAATCAGTTTCAGAAGAAGTGAGAAAGACATTATCGCCAGCATTCGTGAGGGAAACCAGCGGATGATGGAGGAGGTATACCTTAGTTACCGAAATGAATTTGTCAACTGGAGCAGAAGAAAGTTTGATATCACAGAGGAAGATGCATTGGATCACTATCAGGATACGCTGACAGTGTTTTTTGAAAAAGTAATGAATGGCAATATTTCAGTCATTGAAAGCAGCCTGAAAACCTACCTTTTTGGAATTGGAAAGAACAAAGTCAGGCAGCAGTTCGACGAAAGAAATCGAATGAAGAGGCACGAAGAGGGTTTGGTGGAGCACTATCGCTTTCTGTCCGAAAACAAAGAAGCTGAAGCGGCCTACGATTCGGCAAGGAGCCAAACCTGGGAGCTGTTCGACGCCATGGGAGAAGCATGCAAGCGTATCCTCCGGCTTTTTTATTTTGAAAAAAGATCAATGAGTGAGATAGCCGATATCATGGGCCATAGCAGCGAGGCTGTTTCAAGGACAACCAAAAAAAGATGCCTGGAAAAGATCAGGGAGCAGGTCAAAAAACCATTGACTGATGGATGA
- a CDS encoding tetratricopeptide repeat protein: MDEVREKYLQGKLTEAEKDAFEANLSPEEQEELAFELGVRERLEEELRKELRMKVAGFEKKVRPARRINPAYIGVAASLFLVASLAFYLTRQQESLFDEYYQPYPNYELTSVRGEQNLSDRQRAYQAYDDGKYEAAAASFGKLDSLSAPDYFFRGICLIQMNNDALAVADFQRVAAMNDQDYVEAANWYTALIYVKLNDKDRAKALLEILASGNSEMASSSRKLLDRL, encoded by the coding sequence ATGGATGAAGTTAGAGAAAAATATTTACAGGGTAAGCTAACGGAAGCAGAGAAAGACGCTTTTGAAGCGAACCTGTCCCCGGAGGAGCAGGAAGAATTGGCCTTTGAATTAGGAGTGAGAGAAAGGCTGGAGGAGGAGCTTAGGAAGGAGCTGAGGATGAAGGTAGCTGGCTTTGAAAAGAAAGTAAGACCTGCCAGAAGGATCAATCCTGCGTATATAGGTGTTGCAGCCTCGTTATTTCTGGTGGCCTCGCTGGCATTCTACCTTACCCGACAACAGGAGTCGCTTTTTGATGAATATTACCAGCCCTATCCCAACTATGAATTGACCTCGGTAAGGGGAGAGCAAAACTTATCGGACAGGCAAAGAGCTTATCAGGCCTACGACGATGGGAAGTATGAAGCGGCTGCTGCCAGCTTTGGTAAGTTGGACTCGCTATCTGCGCCAGACTACTTTTTCAGGGGAATATGCCTGATTCAGATGAATAATGATGCGCTTGCCGTTGCCGACTTCCAGCGGGTGGCGGCAATGAATGACCAGGACTATGTCGAGGCAGCCAACTGGTATACTGCTCTGATTTATGTGAAGTTGAATGATAAAGACCGTGCTAAAGCACTTTTGGAAATACTGGCTTCTGGGAATTCGGAGATGGCAAGCTCTTCCAGAAAGCTTCTCGACAGACTTTAA